The following proteins come from a genomic window of Pseudomonas putida:
- the queG gene encoding tRNA epoxyqueuosine(34) reductase QueG produces MSASTPDLAQLAQSIKMWGQELGFAHVGIAGVDLGEHEHHLQRWLDAGYQGEMEYLGAHGSKRSHPDQLIPGTVRVVSLRMDYLPGDTQMAQRLAQPEKAYVSRYALGRDYHKLVRKRVQFLADRIQEAVGPFGYRAFVDSAPVLEKALAEQAGLGWIGKNTLLLNRKAGSYFFLAELFVDLPLPVDEATTSEHCGRCQACLDICPTQAFVGPYVLDARRCISYLTIELRGAIPVELRAKMGNRVFGCDDCQIVCPWNRFAKHSQEQDFQPRHGLENTDLAAMFLWDERTFLRKTEGGPLRRAGYERFLRNLAVGLGNAPSTIPVIEALKARRDDESELVREHVEWALARHGAQ; encoded by the coding sequence CTTGGCGAACACGAACACCACCTGCAGCGTTGGCTCGACGCCGGCTATCAGGGTGAGATGGAATACCTGGGCGCCCACGGCAGCAAAAGGTCACACCCCGACCAACTGATCCCCGGCACCGTACGCGTGGTCTCGCTACGTATGGACTACCTGCCCGGCGACACGCAGATGGCGCAGCGTCTGGCCCAGCCGGAAAAGGCCTACGTGTCGCGCTACGCGCTTGGCCGGGACTACCACAAGCTGGTGCGTAAGCGCGTGCAGTTCCTCGCCGACCGCATCCAGGAAGCTGTCGGCCCGTTCGGCTACCGCGCGTTTGTAGACAGCGCCCCGGTACTGGAAAAAGCCCTGGCCGAACAGGCCGGGCTGGGCTGGATCGGCAAGAACACGCTGTTGCTCAACCGCAAGGCGGGTAGCTATTTCTTTCTTGCCGAACTGTTCGTCGACCTGCCGCTACCGGTGGACGAAGCCACCACCAGCGAACACTGCGGGCGTTGCCAGGCCTGTCTGGACATCTGCCCGACACAGGCGTTTGTCGGGCCTTACGTGCTGGATGCGCGACGCTGCATCTCGTACCTGACCATCGAGCTGAGGGGCGCGATCCCTGTCGAGTTACGCGCAAAGATGGGCAACCGGGTGTTCGGTTGCGACGACTGTCAGATCGTCTGCCCGTGGAACCGCTTTGCCAAGCACAGCCAGGAGCAGGATTTCCAGCCACGGCATGGGCTGGAAAATACGGACCTGGCGGCGATGTTCCTGTGGGACGAACGCACCTTCCTGCGCAAGACCGAGGGCGGGCCTTTGCGGCGGGCGGGGTACGAGCGTTTTTTGCGCAACCTGGCGGTAGGGTTGGGCAATGCGCCGTCGACGATTCCGGTGATCGAGGCGCTGAAGGCCAGGCGTGACGATGAATCGGAATTGGTGCGCGAGCATGTGGAGTGGGCGCTGGCCCGACACGGAGCTCAATAG
- a CDS encoding trimeric intracellular cation channel family protein produces the protein MLLMLYLIAITAEAMTGALSAGRRGMDWFGVVLIACVTALGGGSVRDVLLGHYPLTWVKHPEYLVLTSLAALLTIFIAPMMRRLRSLFLVLDALGLVAFTLIGCMTALEMGQGMLVASISGVITGVFGGILRDIFCNDIPLVFRRELYASVSFAAAWFYLGCVYFKVPAEQAMLLTLFGGFLVRLLAIRFHWEMPKFHYNDQQ, from the coding sequence ATGTTGCTGATGCTCTACCTTATCGCCATTACCGCCGAAGCCATGACTGGCGCGCTGTCTGCCGGGCGTCGCGGCATGGACTGGTTTGGCGTGGTGCTGATCGCCTGCGTTACTGCGCTTGGGGGCGGCTCGGTGCGTGATGTGCTGCTCGGGCACTACCCGCTGACCTGGGTGAAGCACCCTGAGTACCTGGTGCTGACCAGCCTTGCGGCGCTGCTGACCATTTTCATTGCGCCAATGATGCGCCGCCTTCGCTCGCTGTTCCTGGTACTCGATGCCCTGGGGCTGGTGGCATTTACCCTGATTGGCTGCATGACGGCGCTGGAGATGGGGCAGGGCATGCTGGTGGCGTCGATCAGCGGGGTGATCACCGGTGTGTTTGGCGGGATCCTGCGGGATATCTTCTGCAACGACATCCCGCTGGTGTTCCGCCGAGAGCTGTATGCCAGCGTGTCGTTTGCGGCAGCCTGGTTTTATCTGGGTTGCGTGTATTTCAAGGTGCCGGCAGAACAGGCGATGTTGCTCACACTGTTTGGCGGCTTCCTGGTGCGCCTGTTGGCAATCCGCTTCCACTGGGAAATGCCCAAGTTCCACTACAACGACCAGCAGTGA
- a CDS encoding oligoribonuclease, whose amino-acid sequence MQNPQNLIWIDLEMTGLDPDSDVIIEMATIVTDSELNTLAEGPVIAIHHSDEVLARMDEWNTRTHGASGLTQRVRESKISMAEAEAQTIAFLEQWVPKGKSPICGNSICQDRRFLYRHMRNLENYFHYRNLDVSTLKELAARWAPNVRDSFKKGNTHLALDDIRESIAELRHYREHFIKL is encoded by the coding sequence ATGCAAAACCCACAGAACCTGATCTGGATCGACCTGGAAATGACCGGCCTGGATCCGGACAGCGATGTCATCATCGAAATGGCCACCATCGTCACTGACAGCGAGCTGAACACCTTGGCCGAAGGGCCGGTGATCGCCATCCACCACAGTGACGAAGTGCTGGCGCGCATGGACGAGTGGAATACCCGTACCCATGGTGCTTCGGGGCTGACCCAGCGCGTGCGCGAGAGCAAGATCAGCATGGCCGAAGCCGAGGCACAGACCATCGCCTTCCTTGAGCAGTGGGTGCCTAAAGGCAAGTCGCCGATCTGCGGCAACAGCATTTGCCAGGATCGTCGATTCCTCTACCGTCACATGCGCAATCTGGAAAACTACTTCCACTACCGCAACCTGGATGTCTCTACGCTGAAGGAACTGGCCGCGCGCTGGGCGCCGAACGTGCGTGACAGCTTCAAGAAGGGCAATACCCACCTGGCGCTTGACGATATCCGCGAATCGATCGCCGAATTGCGTCACTATCGCGAGCACTTCATCAAGTTGTGA
- the rsgA gene encoding small ribosomal subunit biogenesis GTPase RsgA, which translates to MAKRQLNRRQNWRIEKIQGERAARAAKREQHALQELEGGDLGPEQLGLVIAHFGVQVEVEAQDGDTAGQVFRCHLRANLPALVTGDRVVWRAGNQGIGVIVAQMPRSTELCRPNNHGQLKPVAANVDLIVIVFAPAPEPHPNLIDRYLVAAEHAGLRPLLLLNKADLINDENGPGLHALLEVYRELGYPLLEVSAHQGDGMQRLQQLLDGHISVFVGQSGVGKSSLVNSLLPDAGTRVGDLSEWSGQGTHTTTTARLYHFPNGGDLIDSPGIREFGLGHVSRDDVEDGFIEFRDLFGTCRFRDCKHDREPGCALLKALEEGRIKPQRMNSYRSIIASLT; encoded by the coding sequence ATGGCCAAACGCCAGCTCAATCGCCGCCAAAACTGGCGGATCGAAAAAATCCAGGGTGAGCGCGCCGCTCGCGCGGCCAAACGCGAGCAGCATGCACTGCAGGAACTGGAGGGTGGCGACCTGGGGCCGGAGCAACTTGGCCTGGTGATCGCACACTTCGGCGTACAGGTAGAAGTGGAAGCCCAGGACGGCGACACCGCGGGCCAGGTGTTCCGCTGTCACTTGCGTGCCAACCTGCCAGCACTGGTCACCGGCGACCGCGTGGTATGGCGTGCGGGCAACCAGGGCATTGGCGTGATCGTGGCACAGATGCCACGCAGCACCGAATTGTGCCGGCCGAACAACCATGGCCAGCTCAAGCCCGTGGCTGCCAACGTCGACCTGATCGTGATCGTGTTCGCCCCGGCGCCGGAACCACACCCGAACCTGATCGACCGCTATCTGGTAGCGGCCGAGCACGCCGGCCTGCGTCCGCTGCTGCTGCTGAACAAGGCCGACCTGATCAACGACGAGAACGGCCCCGGCCTGCATGCGCTGCTGGAGGTCTACCGCGAGCTGGGTTACCCGCTGCTGGAAGTATCGGCACATCAGGGCGACGGCATGCAGCGCCTGCAGCAGCTCCTTGACGGCCACATCAGTGTGTTCGTCGGCCAGTCAGGGGTAGGCAAGTCGTCGCTGGTCAACAGCCTGCTGCCGGACGCCGGCACCCGTGTCGGAGACCTGTCGGAATGGTCTGGCCAGGGTACTCACACCACCACCACGGCGCGGCTGTACCACTTCCCCAACGGCGGCGACCTGATCGACTCGCCGGGCATTCGCGAGTTCGGCCTTGGCCATGTCAGCCGCGACGACGTGGAAGATGGCTTCATCGAGTTTCGCGACTTGTTCGGCACCTGCCGCTTCCGCGACTGCAAGCATGACCGCGAACCGGGCTGCGCGCTGCTCAAGGCACTGGAAGAGGGGCGCATCAAGCCGCAGCGCATGAACAGCTATCGCTCGATCATCGCCAGCCTGACTTGA
- the motB gene encoding flagellar motor protein MotB encodes MENNQPIIVKRVKRFGGGHHGGAWKIAFADFATAMMAFFLVLWLLSTATPEQKIAIAGYFKDPIGFSESGTPYVIDLGGSPELAPEKTINPEVKAEPTQESTTQLSKDQVETMAEQVERERLELLLQELQNKVEENPQLQKFKDQILFEITQDGLRIQIMDAENRPMFDIGSARLQPYFEDILLAMADTIKAVPNKISISGHTDAKPYAGTGEYGNWELSANRANAARRALVAGGYPDSQVARVVGYASSSLFDRKDPFNPVNRRIDIIVLTKKAQRNIEGEQGTPQAPAAEPAAPPAGDAAPGASAPAAQSEQAPMQPRELRQKLNIFEEGTLKMDDAKEQ; translated from the coding sequence ATGGAGAACAATCAGCCCATCATCGTCAAGCGCGTAAAGCGCTTTGGCGGCGGCCACCATGGTGGCGCCTGGAAAATCGCCTTTGCCGACTTCGCCACGGCGATGATGGCGTTCTTCCTGGTGCTGTGGCTGTTGTCCACGGCCACGCCAGAGCAGAAGATCGCCATTGCCGGCTACTTCAAGGACCCGATCGGTTTCTCGGAAAGCGGCACGCCCTACGTCATCGACCTGGGCGGTTCGCCTGAGCTGGCGCCGGAGAAGACCATCAACCCGGAAGTGAAGGCCGAACCGACGCAGGAGTCCACCACACAGCTAAGCAAGGACCAGGTCGAGACCATGGCCGAGCAGGTGGAGCGTGAGCGTCTGGAGCTGTTGCTGCAGGAACTGCAGAACAAGGTGGAAGAGAATCCACAGTTGCAGAAGTTCAAGGACCAGATCCTGTTCGAGATCACCCAGGACGGCCTGCGCATCCAGATCATGGATGCCGAGAACCGGCCGATGTTCGATATTGGTAGCGCGCGCCTGCAGCCATACTTCGAAGATATCCTGCTGGCCATGGCCGATACCATCAAGGCGGTGCCTAACAAGATCAGCATCAGCGGCCACACCGATGCCAAGCCGTATGCTGGCACCGGTGAGTACGGTAACTGGGAGCTGTCGGCCAACCGCGCCAACGCCGCACGTCGTGCTCTGGTGGCGGGTGGTTACCCAGACAGCCAGGTGGCGCGGGTGGTGGGTTACGCCTCGTCATCGCTGTTCGACCGCAAGGACCCGTTCAACCCGGTCAATCGGCGCATCGACATCATCGTGCTGACCAAGAAAGCCCAGCGCAATATCGAGGGTGAGCAGGGTACGCCACAAGCTCCGGCCGCCGAGCCCGCTGCACCGCCAGCCGGTGACGCGGCGCCAGGGGCTTCGGCACCGGCTGCGCAGAGCGAACAGGCGCCGATGCAGCCGCGTGAACTGCGCCAGAAGCTGAACATCTTCGAAGAGGGTACGCTTAAGATGGATGACGCCAAGGAGCAGTAG
- the motA gene encoding flagellar motor stator protein MotA, giving the protein MAKIIGIIVVFASVLGGYVLSHGKIAALIQPFEVLIIGGAAFGAFLQANPGHMTMHVIKKSMKMFGSRFSHAFYLEVLGLVYEILNKSRREGMMAIEADIEDAAASPIFAKYPTVLADERMTAFVCDYLRIMSTGNMAPHELEGLFDMELLSMKEELEHPSHAVTGIADGMPGFGIVAAVLGIVVTMASLGDGDQAAIGMHVGAALVGTFFGILAAYGFFGPLAKCLEHDAKEELNLYESIKASLVASASGMPPSLAVEFGRKVLYPKHRPSFAELEQAVRGR; this is encoded by the coding sequence ATGGCTAAAATTATCGGCATCATCGTCGTATTCGCGAGCGTGCTCGGCGGCTACGTACTCTCCCACGGCAAGATCGCAGCCCTTATCCAGCCGTTCGAAGTACTGATCATCGGCGGTGCGGCCTTTGGTGCATTCCTGCAGGCCAACCCTGGCCACATGACCATGCATGTCATCAAGAAGTCGATGAAGATGTTCGGCTCGCGCTTCAGCCATGCCTTCTACCTGGAGGTGTTGGGCCTTGTTTACGAAATCCTCAACAAGAGCCGTCGCGAAGGCATGATGGCCATCGAGGCCGACATCGAGGACGCCGCTGCCAGCCCGATCTTCGCCAAGTACCCGACGGTACTGGCCGATGAGCGCATGACTGCGTTCGTCTGTGACTACCTGCGCATCATGTCCACCGGCAACATGGCCCCGCACGAGCTCGAGGGCCTGTTCGACATGGAACTGCTGAGCATGAAAGAAGAGCTGGAGCACCCGTCCCATGCGGTGACCGGCATTGCCGACGGTATGCCCGGCTTCGGTATCGTTGCGGCGGTACTGGGTATCGTGGTGACCATGGCCTCGCTGGGCGATGGCGACCAGGCCGCCATCGGCATGCACGTAGGTGCGGCGCTGGTGGGTACCTTCTTCGGTATTCTGGCGGCTTACGGTTTCTTCGGTCCTTTGGCCAAGTGCCTGGAACACGATGCCAAGGAAGAGCTGAACCTCTACGAATCAATCAAGGCCTCGCTGGTCGCCTCCGCCTCGGGCATGCCACCTTCGCTTGCAGTCGAGTTCGGGCGCAAGGTGCTGTATCCCAAGCATCGCCCAAGCTTCGCCGAACTGGAACAAGCGGTTCGCGGTCGCTGA
- a CDS encoding HDOD domain-containing protein, producing the protein MPIETKVPTQAPRTLEAWVKLLESVRIPVPKHSYDRVMAAIHDSRRSLRDIAELMQDSPALVLSVMREANHPTNASLAEPAESLEVALNRLGLERSEQLLKRLPTLPVEEIPPVLCQFQMISQHAAQQASGLFASRLARLWQEIHWGSLLFLSPLWPLALAYPKLLDAWELRVIHKGEDAAHVEEELFGVRIMALCQTIAEYWRLPQWVTQGYRLLLEEREQLAKVLNIARDEDLLSQQHRLDAEPGLRRWFNQPANTVLLANNLALAAQVGWDNPHLLRWQLLTALYLQTSLEDVQQQVHQQAAASARRHARHALFHPAEALIWPWHQRRPHPDMLAPPPPSNDDLARWRTLCQHLLAQPSPFTNAVHLATQAQEALLACGMQRIMLLSLDKASDCLRVQQIAGLPKEAGALALQVSQNKLLQKLLSQAGQLRITPENHSQFSALLPAPLRALFRSEHVLLRSLAANDQVLMLLVADQGCRPMADISVQAFGKTAQCIERALSVFTNRKG; encoded by the coding sequence ATGCCAATTGAAACCAAGGTGCCCACTCAGGCCCCGCGTACGCTAGAGGCCTGGGTAAAGCTGCTCGAGAGTGTTCGCATCCCCGTGCCGAAGCACAGCTACGACCGGGTCATGGCTGCCATCCACGATAGCCGCCGCTCGCTGCGCGATATCGCCGAACTGATGCAAGATAGCCCGGCGCTGGTGCTGTCAGTGATGCGCGAAGCCAATCACCCCACCAATGCCAGCCTCGCCGAGCCCGCCGAGAGCCTGGAAGTCGCCCTCAACCGCCTGGGCCTGGAGCGCAGCGAGCAGCTTCTCAAACGCTTGCCGACACTGCCCGTGGAGGAGATTCCGCCGGTACTGTGCCAGTTCCAGATGATCAGCCAGCATGCGGCACAGCAGGCCAGCGGCCTGTTCGCCAGCCGCCTGGCACGGCTGTGGCAAGAGATTCACTGGGGCAGCCTGCTGTTCCTGTCGCCACTCTGGCCACTGGCACTGGCCTACCCCAAGCTGCTCGACGCCTGGGAACTGCGGGTTATCCACAAAGGTGAAGACGCCGCCCACGTCGAGGAAGAACTGTTTGGCGTGCGCATCATGGCGCTGTGCCAGACCATAGCCGAGTATTGGCGCCTGCCCCAGTGGGTCACCCAGGGTTATCGCCTGCTGCTGGAAGAGCGCGAGCAACTGGCCAAGGTGCTGAACATTGCCCGCGACGAAGACCTGCTCAGCCAACAGCACCGCCTGGACGCCGAGCCCGGCTTGCGACGCTGGTTCAACCAGCCGGCCAATACCGTGCTGCTGGCCAACAACCTGGCCCTGGCGGCACAGGTCGGCTGGGATAACCCGCACCTGCTGCGCTGGCAACTGCTGACCGCGCTGTACCTGCAAACCTCGCTGGAAGACGTGCAGCAGCAAGTGCACCAGCAGGCGGCCGCCAGTGCCCGCCGCCATGCCCGACATGCCCTGTTCCACCCGGCCGAGGCTTTGATCTGGCCATGGCACCAACGCCGGCCTCACCCGGATATGCTGGCCCCACCCCCGCCCAGCAACGACGATCTGGCACGCTGGCGCACGCTGTGCCAGCACCTGCTGGCCCAACCCAGCCCGTTCACCAACGCCGTGCACCTGGCCACCCAGGCACAAGAGGCCCTGCTGGCCTGCGGCATGCAACGCATCATGCTGCTTAGCCTGGACAAGGCCAGTGACTGCCTGCGCGTGCAGCAAATTGCCGGCCTGCCCAAGGAGGCCGGGGCTTTGGCCCTGCAGGTATCGCAGAACAAGCTGCTGCAAAAGCTGCTGAGTCAGGCCGGACAACTGCGCATCACACCGGAAAACCACAGCCAGTTCTCGGCGCTGCTGCCCGCCCCGCTGCGCGCTTTGTTTCGCAGCGAGCATGTTCTACTTCGCTCGCTGGCTGCAAACGACCAGGTGCTGATGCTGCTGGTGGCCGACCAGGGCTGCCGGCCGATGGCCGATATCAGCGTGCAAGCCTTCGGCAAGACCGCGCAATGCATCGAGCGGGCCTTGTCGGTGTTTACCAACCGCAAGGGTTGA
- a CDS encoding sulfurtransferase yields MTDFSGLPLVIEAADLLPRLDSPQLILVDLSSANRYVSGHIPGAHFVEGKRTQLGQPPAPGLLPALGELEKLFSELGHRADAVYVVYDDEGGGWAGRFIWLLDVIGHKRYHYLNGGIQAWPADKLSTDVPASGNAPVRLHIDSAPTATREYLQSRLGADDLVIWDARGPQEFSGEKVLAAKGGHIPGAINFEWTAGMDFNDHLRIRQDIAEVLEKLGITPDKEVITHCQTHRRSGFTYLVAKSLGYPRVKAYAGSWGEWGNHPDTPVEV; encoded by the coding sequence ATGACCGACTTTTCCGGCCTGCCCCTGGTGATCGAAGCTGCAGACCTGCTGCCACGCCTGGATTCGCCGCAACTGATCCTGGTCGACCTGAGCAGCGCCAACCGCTATGTCAGCGGGCATATTCCCGGCGCGCACTTTGTCGAAGGCAAGCGCACCCAGCTCGGCCAGCCCCCGGCGCCCGGCCTGCTACCGGCCCTGGGCGAGCTGGAGAAACTGTTCAGCGAACTCGGCCACCGCGCCGATGCCGTGTATGTGGTGTACGACGATGAAGGCGGTGGCTGGGCCGGGCGCTTCATCTGGCTGCTCGATGTCATCGGCCACAAGCGCTACCACTACCTCAATGGCGGTATCCAGGCCTGGCCGGCAGACAAGCTGTCCACCGACGTGCCTGCCAGTGGCAACGCCCCGGTCCGTCTGCACATCGACAGCGCACCCACCGCCACCCGCGAGTACCTGCAAAGCCGTCTGGGCGCCGATGACCTGGTCATCTGGGATGCGCGCGGCCCGCAGGAATTCAGCGGCGAAAAAGTGCTGGCAGCCAAAGGCGGCCACATCCCCGGCGCGATCAACTTCGAGTGGACCGCCGGCATGGATTTCAACGACCACCTGCGCATCCGTCAGGACATCGCTGAAGTCCTGGAGAAGCTGGGCATCACCCCCGACAAGGAAGTGATCACCCACTGCCAGACCCACCGCCGCTCCGGTTTCACTTACCTGGTGGCCAAGTCCCTCGGCTACCCACGCGTCAAGGCCTACGCCGGCTCGTGGGGCGAATGGGGCAACCACCCGGACACGCCTGTAGAAGTCTAA
- the psd gene encoding phosphatidylserine decarboxylase (Phosphatidylserine decarboxylase is synthesized as a single chain precursor. Generation of the pyruvoyl active site from a Ser is coupled to cleavage of a Gly-Ser bond between the larger (beta) and smaller (alpha chains). It is an integral membrane protein.) — protein MKSRLFIISQYLLPHHLLSRLAGCIAECRVRWFKNAFTAWFAKRYQVNMSEALVEDLSAYEHFNAFFTRALKPGARPLDETPGAILCPADGAVSQLGPIEHGRIFQAKGHGFSAQELLGGDPAMAAPFMGGEFATIYLSPKDYHRVHMPLAGTLREMVYVPGRLFSVNQTTAENVPELFARNERVVCLFDTERGPMAVVLVGAMIVASIETVWAGLVTPPKRELKTFRYDEASRAPIHLEKGAELGRFKLGSTAIVLFGPEQVKWAESLGAGSAVRMGQQLAAPLQA, from the coding sequence ATGAAATCCCGTCTGTTCATCATCAGCCAGTACCTGCTGCCGCACCACCTGCTGTCGCGGCTGGCCGGCTGCATCGCCGAGTGCCGCGTGCGCTGGTTCAAGAACGCCTTCACCGCATGGTTCGCCAAGCGCTACCAGGTGAACATGAGCGAGGCTCTGGTCGAAGACCTGAGCGCTTACGAGCACTTCAATGCGTTCTTCACCCGCGCCCTGAAGCCAGGCGCCCGCCCACTGGACGAAACCCCAGGCGCCATCCTGTGCCCGGCCGACGGCGCGGTCAGCCAGCTCGGCCCGATCGAGCACGGCCGTATCTTCCAGGCCAAAGGCCACGGATTCAGTGCGCAAGAGCTGCTGGGCGGTGATCCGGCCATGGCCGCACCGTTCATGGGCGGCGAGTTTGCCACCATCTACCTGTCGCCCAAGGACTACCACCGCGTGCACATGCCGCTGGCCGGCACCCTGCGCGAAATGGTCTACGTGCCGGGCCGTCTGTTCTCGGTCAACCAGACCACCGCAGAAAATGTCCCCGAGCTGTTCGCCCGCAACGAGCGCGTGGTCTGCCTGTTCGATACAGAGCGTGGACCAATGGCCGTGGTACTGGTCGGCGCTATGATCGTCGCCTCGATCGAAACGGTATGGGCTGGGCTGGTCACGCCGCCCAAGCGTGAGCTGAAGACCTTCCGTTACGACGAAGCCAGCCGCGCCCCGATCCACCTGGAGAAAGGTGCCGAACTGGGCCGCTTCAAGCTGGGTTCGACCGCCATCGTGCTGTTCGGGCCGGAGCAGGTGAAATGGGCTGAGAGCCTGGGTGCTGGCTCCGCAGTGCGCATGGGGCAACAGTTGGCGGCGCCTTTGCAGGCTTGA
- the serB gene encoding phosphoserine phosphatase SerB yields MRIFHRSRSQVVREIVLINITGEDRPGLTAAITGVLLQGGVSILDIGLAVMHGTLSFGILVDIPDNEVATALLQGVQAKAHELNLQARYTPISEADYQHWADGHGEARHIVTLLSRKITPEQLQRVSAVISQYGLTIERMERLSARVALDAEFDKGKAAVEISVRGVPSDAQALRADFFALAEELSVDIAFQKDDLFRRNRRLAVFDMDSTLIEAEVIDELAKAAGVGEQVAAITERAMRGELDFRASFKERMALLKGLDVGVLDEIGASLRLTEGAENLFAELKRLGYKTAILSGGFTYFARQVQARLGIDYVFANELEVVDGKVTGVAVEPIVDAQRKAELLKKLASEEGLQLEQTIAVGDGANDLPMLSLAGLGVAFRAKPLVRQSAKQAISTLGLDGVLYLLGLRDRDARG; encoded by the coding sequence ATGCGCATTTTTCATCGAAGTCGGAGCCAGGTTGTGCGCGAAATCGTCCTGATCAACATCACCGGTGAGGACCGTCCCGGTCTCACTGCGGCTATCACCGGCGTCCTGCTGCAGGGCGGTGTGAGTATCCTCGACATCGGCCTGGCGGTCATGCACGGCACCTTGTCGTTTGGCATCCTGGTCGACATCCCGGACAACGAAGTGGCTACCGCACTGCTGCAAGGCGTGCAGGCAAAAGCCCACGAACTGAACCTGCAGGCCCGTTACACGCCGATTTCCGAGGCGGACTACCAGCACTGGGCCGATGGGCATGGCGAAGCGCGCCACATCGTTACCCTGCTCAGCCGCAAGATCACTCCCGAGCAGCTGCAGCGGGTGAGTGCGGTGATCAGCCAGTACGGCCTGACCATCGAGCGCATGGAGCGCCTCTCGGCCCGGGTGGCACTGGATGCCGAATTCGACAAGGGCAAGGCAGCCGTCGAGATCTCCGTGCGCGGCGTGCCGAGCGATGCCCAGGCCCTGCGTGCGGACTTCTTTGCCCTGGCTGAAGAACTGAGCGTCGACATCGCCTTCCAGAAGGACGATCTGTTCCGCCGCAACCGCCGGCTGGCGGTGTTCGACATGGACTCCACGCTGATCGAGGCCGAAGTCATCGACGAGCTGGCCAAGGCGGCGGGGGTAGGGGAGCAGGTCGCGGCGATCACCGAGCGCGCCATGCGCGGTGAGCTGGACTTCCGCGCCAGCTTCAAAGAGCGCATGGCTTTGCTCAAGGGCCTGGACGTGGGGGTGCTGGACGAGATCGGGGCATCGCTACGCCTGACCGAGGGTGCCGAGAACCTGTTTGCTGAGCTCAAGCGCCTGGGATACAAGACCGCGATTCTGTCCGGTGGCTTTACCTACTTTGCCCGTCAGGTGCAGGCGCGCCTGGGTATCGACTATGTGTTCGCCAATGAGCTTGAAGTGGTCGATGGCAAGGTGACCGGCGTGGCTGTTGAGCCGATTGTCGATGCCCAGCGCAAGGCTGAATTGTTGAAGAAGCTGGCCAGTGAAGAAGGCTTGCAACTGGAGCAGACCATCGCCGTAGGTGATGGCGCCAATGACCTGCCGATGCTGTCGCTGGCCGGGCTGGGCGTGGCGTTCCGTGCCAAGCCGCTGGTGCGCCAGTCGGCCAAGCAGGCGATTTCCACCTTGGGGCTGGATGGGGTGCTGTATCTGCTGGGCCTGCGTGACCGCGACGCCCGTGGCTAG